The Chloroflexia bacterium SDU3-3 genome has a segment encoding these proteins:
- a CDS encoding response regulator transcription factor: MAPIRILLADDHRLFRAGVRALLQPLDDIVILGEASDGPGALELIDRLGPDVVLMDIAMAGMSGLDVAQALVRAASPTRVIFLSMHANEEYVVQALRVGAAGYVLKDADTVELELAIRAAARGDIYLSPFVSRQVVESYVQRTQPDSPAPLSIRQREILRLIAEGHSTQEIALQLGLSAKTVEKHRAQLMERLGIYDIAGLVRYAIRARIISVDG, translated from the coding sequence ATGGCACCGATTCGCATCCTGCTGGCCGATGACCATCGGCTGTTCCGCGCCGGGGTGCGCGCGCTGCTGCAGCCGCTGGATGATATCGTCATCCTCGGCGAGGCCAGCGATGGCCCGGGCGCGCTGGAGCTGATCGACCGCCTCGGCCCCGATGTGGTGCTGATGGATATCGCCATGGCGGGCATGAGCGGGCTGGATGTGGCCCAGGCCCTAGTGCGCGCCGCCTCGCCCACCCGCGTGATCTTCCTCTCCATGCACGCCAACGAGGAGTATGTGGTGCAGGCCCTGCGCGTGGGGGCGGCGGGCTATGTGCTCAAAGATGCCGACACCGTCGAGCTGGAGCTGGCCATCCGCGCCGCCGCTCGTGGCGACATCTACCTCAGCCCCTTTGTCTCGCGCCAGGTGGTCGAGAGCTATGTCCAGCGCACCCAGCCCGACTCCCCCGCCCCGCTCAGCATCCGCCAGCGCGAGATCCTGCGCCTGATCGCCGAGGGCCACTCCACCCAGGAGATCGCGCTGCAGCTTGGCCTGAGCGCCAAGACGGTGGAGAAGCACCGCGCCCAGCTGATGGAGCGGCTGGGCATCTACGATATCGCGGGGCTGGTGCGCTACGCCATCCGCGCGCGGATCATCTCGGTCGATGGATAG
- a CDS encoding response regulator, producing the protein MIHVLIVDDSPAFLDVAAHEIGRIPGCAVAGRAESGREALARVAQLHPDLVLLDIALPDMSGIEVAQQIKKLQLATRVVLVSLSNSAIYRATGEAVGADGFIPKDEIDTQLPALVARLFPAASAAHAPAATPPVPEELGPIWEASPCAMLLADMQGVVVALNPACKRLCGYERSSLRGAPLESIVLDPGRARTLRDMLAAAQPKVPTPPVELAIRHADGSVLHAEAQASLLWREPESLVLFTLHNLTERKFLEAKLRQHEDQRRQWEQQMLETQKLERLGLLTGSVAHDFNNILTSIKAYADLSLLELPPDSDATRESLSAISSSARYAMNLTRQLLNATGRRKQQRLAIDLSQFVRDLDQLLQVACTKNCSLVYHLAERMPPIELDTAQLIQIVLNFAVNACEAIGEDDGTIIITTEVRDLAREQLGRLLFGGGLAPGRYIGLSVSDTGCGMDAATLERVFEPFFTTKAHGRGLGLASTQHIVREIGGAMYVESALGKGTIFQVWFPIAP; encoded by the coding sequence ATGATCCACGTACTGATCGTTGATGACAGCCCGGCATTTCTCGATGTGGCCGCACACGAGATCGGGCGCATCCCCGGCTGCGCTGTCGCCGGGCGCGCCGAGTCCGGGCGGGAAGCGCTGGCCCGCGTCGCCCAGCTTCACCCCGACCTTGTGCTGCTGGATATTGCCCTGCCCGACATGTCGGGCATCGAGGTGGCCCAGCAGATCAAAAAGCTCCAGCTGGCCACGCGGGTGGTGCTGGTCTCGCTGTCGAACTCGGCTATCTACCGCGCGACGGGCGAGGCGGTGGGGGCCGACGGCTTCATCCCCAAGGATGAGATCGACACGCAGCTGCCCGCGCTGGTGGCGCGCCTGTTCCCCGCCGCCAGCGCCGCGCACGCCCCCGCCGCCACCCCGCCCGTTCCCGAGGAGCTTGGCCCGATCTGGGAGGCCAGCCCCTGCGCTATGCTGCTGGCCGACATGCAGGGCGTGGTGGTGGCGCTCAACCCGGCCTGCAAGCGCCTGTGCGGCTACGAGCGCAGCTCGCTGCGCGGCGCTCCGCTAGAGTCGATCGTGCTTGACCCAGGGCGGGCGCGCACCCTGCGCGACATGCTGGCGGCAGCCCAGCCCAAGGTGCCCACCCCGCCGGTCGAGCTGGCCATCCGCCACGCCGATGGCAGCGTGCTGCACGCCGAGGCCCAGGCCTCGCTGCTGTGGCGCGAGCCAGAGTCGCTGGTGCTGTTCACCCTGCACAACCTGACCGAGCGCAAGTTCCTTGAGGCCAAGCTGCGCCAGCACGAGGACCAGCGCCGCCAGTGGGAGCAGCAGATGCTGGAGACCCAGAAGCTGGAGCGGCTGGGCCTGCTGACCGGCAGCGTGGCCCACGATTTTAACAACATCCTCACCAGCATCAAGGCCTACGCCGATCTCTCGCTGCTGGAGCTTCCGCCCGACTCCGACGCCACGCGCGAGTCGCTCAGCGCGATCAGCAGCAGCGCGCGCTACGCCATGAACCTCACGCGCCAACTGCTGAACGCCACCGGGCGGCGCAAGCAGCAGCGGCTGGCGATCGACCTGAGCCAGTTTGTGCGCGACCTCGACCAGCTGCTGCAGGTGGCCTGCACCAAGAACTGCTCGCTGGTCTACCACCTGGCCGAGCGCATGCCGCCGATCGAGCTGGACACCGCCCAGCTCATCCAGATCGTGCTGAACTTTGCCGTGAATGCCTGCGAGGCTATCGGCGAGGATGATGGCACGATCATCATCACCACCGAGGTGCGCGATCTGGCGCGCGAGCAGCTGGGGCGGCTGCTGTTTGGCGGCGGCCTGGCCCCTGGGCGCTACATCGGGCTGTCGGTGTCCGACACCGGCTGCGGCATGGATGCCGCGACGCTTGAGCGCGTGTTCGAGCCGTTCTTCACCACCAAGGCCCACGGGCGCGGCCTCGGGCTGGCCTCCACCCAGCACATCGTGCGCGAGATCGGCGGGGCGATGTATGTCGAGAGCGCTCTGGGCAAGGGCACGATCTTCCAGGTGTGGTTTCCCATCGCGCCGTAG